In Phycisphaerae bacterium RAS2, the DNA window GCAGGCGGAAGAGCAAGTCGTTGTTGTGCCGCTCCAGAAACGGGTGCGCCTCCACGCGAACATAACAATGCAGATCGCCGCGCGACCCGCCTTGATCGCCCGGTTCGCCTTCGCCGCGCAGGCGAACAACCTGGCCGTCGTGTACACCGGCGGGAATTTTCACCGTGACGATTCGGCGCTTGGCCGTGCGACCGCTGCCGCGACAGTCCTTGCATGCTTTCGTAAATGTGCTGCCCTTGCCGCGGCAGTCGGGGCAGGCCGTCACCACGCGCGACGAGAAGAAGCCCATGCTCGTCGTGCGCTCGACCTGTCCGTAGCCGCCGCAGGTGGAGCAGCTCTTCACGACCGTGCCCGGCTCCGCGCCCTTGCCGGCGCATCGCTCGCAGAAATCGTTTCGGCTGAACTCGATCTGGCGCTCGACGTCGTTTGCGACATCGGCCAACGTCAGGACGATTTCTGTTTGCAGGTCGACGCCGCGCGATGCCCTGCGGCCGCCGCCCGCATCGCCGAAGATGTCCCCGAAAATGTCTCCAAAGACGCTGAAGATGTCGTCGGCCCGCATGTGCGAGAAATCGTGACCGGCCGTGCCGCTTAGTCCCGCGTGACCGTAGCGATCGTATCGGCTGCGTTTTTCGGCATCGGACAACACCTCGTACGCCTCGGCGGCGGCTTTGAACATCTCTTCGGCGTTGGGCACGTCGCTCGCGCGGTCGGGGTGGTACTTCATCGCCGCCTGACGATAGGCGCGCTTGATCTCATCCGG includes these proteins:
- the dnaJ_1 gene encoding Chaperone protein DnaJ gives rise to the protein MPVATKQDYYDVLGVCREASPDEIKRAYRQAAMKYHPDRASDVPNAEEMFKAAAEAYEVLSDAEKRSRYDRYGHAGLSGTAGHDFSHMRADDIFSVFGDIFGDIFGDAGGGRRASRGVDLQTEIVLTLADVANDVERQIEFSRNDFCERCAGKGAEPGTVVKSCSTCGGYGQVERTTSMGFFSSRVVTACPDCRGKGSTFTKACKDCRGSGRTAKRRIVTVKIPAGVHDGQVVRLRGEGEPGDQGGSRGDLHCYVRVEAHPFLERHNNDLLFRLPLSFTQMTLGTTIEIPTLTGKSKVTIPAGTQHGEVIRLPKMGLPDLRSGRKGDQLVAVLVEIPRRLNDKQQALLREFAETEDKRVLPESRGFFDKLKEFLSTLKD